The Schistocerca gregaria isolate iqSchGreg1 chromosome 2, iqSchGreg1.2, whole genome shotgun sequence genome contains the following window.
ttgccagtgtcCAAACATTTAAAGTTTATTCTTTGTACATTTTAATGTAAATAACAGAACAATTTGTAAACTGTGTATTTGTTTTCGTATGTTGTAAATCAAAACATGTGGTGTACATTGAAAATTCGTTTAGTAGCCGAACGAAAGTGGTTTACAATGTAGTGCAACCTTCGTGATTGTGAAAATACAAACATCCTTGAGAATGTACTTCATTGCAAGAAATCGACAGATGGACATTGCACGGCAACCTACACGAAAATAATGTCTAATTTTTTTTGATGAAAGCATGAAAGTGTGATGCTGAAATGTGAAAAACTCGAAACCGATAACGgtactttttaaataaagtaacataaaaccaatttgtggctggttgctatacaacatcaacaatttatttcatacaacaaccacggtctccaaccatgttttTATTTGACAAAATCGCATAAAATAACAGCATGTTCTTCTTTATGTGTGGGTTttgaatgtaagagtacaaaatcgAAAAGTTTCTTGAGAATCAGCTTGTGCACTAGTCATAAAATTTTGTATGGAGTATTGGAGAGTAAATCAGGGGACAGTAATTTTGCGGTACATTGCAAGAGATTATCATTTCTTTATTGTATATTTGCAACAACATAGATGGAGGTTTGTAACATAGTCACTAGTTAAGAAGGGGTGAGGAGGagaggggtttggggggggggggggggggagaggaagctcGCGCGCTCAGTGTGGGCTATACTCGTTGACATCGCGGAACCAAGCGAGCGCGTCTGCGGCGAAGAAGAAGCCGTTGACGATGGCAAGGGCGCCGCAGGTGTTGGACAGGCTCTCGGGCTTGTAGTAGTCAGGCTTGAAGGTGGTGCCGTGGACGCGCAGGCTGCCCGAAACCACGAACAGCACGCCGCCCACGGCCGTTAGCAGCAGGTCCTGAGGCACACAGCAGCCGCTCACAACCGCACTAGCGCAGTAGTC
Protein-coding sequences here:
- the LOC126325053 gene encoding uncharacterized protein LOC126325053, coding for MGLVSKLRIGLKLFELALACACIGTFTETQLHTVLDVYILEITTYSGYVIIMSGFLIGYMTGERIPPKMDLLLTAVGGVLFVVSGSLRVHGTTFKPDYYKPESLSNTCGALAIVNGFFFAADALAWFRDVNEYSPH